In one Ornithinimicrobium pratense genomic region, the following are encoded:
- a CDS encoding WXG100 family type VII secretion target — MSNTFAVDTARIAGASGDIERIAASIESEVRAMMAKLNALQDCWRGSAAGQFHTVTQDWSATQERVRASLQQISTTLRTAGQDYELVEQTNRMRFTPA; from the coding sequence ATGAGCAACACCTTCGCCGTCGACACCGCCCGGATCGCTGGCGCATCCGGGGACATCGAGCGGATCGCGGCCAGCATCGAGTCCGAGGTCCGCGCCATGATGGCCAAGCTCAACGCGCTGCAGGACTGCTGGCGGGGATCGGCCGCGGGTCAGTTCCACACCGTCACCCAGGACTGGAGCGCTACCCAGGAACGGGTGCGGGCCTCGCTGCAGCAGATCTCCACGACACTGCGCACCGCGGGTCAGGACTACGAGCTGGTCGAGCAGACCAACCGGATGCGCTTCACGCCGGCCTGA
- a CDS encoding metal-dependent phosphohydrolase, with product MTSAGTALAEPLLDRWLSDAAHLAPDAGRDLWLAEGSLLLRGWSEPHRRYHTAEHLTETLAAVDELEGAGSVDADEALVARGVLWYHDLVYDPRAAPGSNEHRSAMMARDHLHRLGVHAATVDAIEAGVLMTFGHDVPSAAAAPRMLDAVHDADLWILGAPVERYAAYRRQVRQEYAHVPDPAFRLGRTTVMAPFLQRERIYRTEHAHFAWTDPARTNLATELADLSPDPEAPRP from the coding sequence ATGACCTCGGCCGGCACGGCGCTCGCCGAACCTCTGCTGGACCGGTGGCTCTCCGACGCAGCCCACCTGGCCCCGGACGCGGGCCGTGACCTGTGGCTGGCCGAGGGCTCGCTGCTGCTGCGAGGCTGGTCCGAGCCGCACCGGCGCTACCACACGGCTGAGCACCTCACGGAGACGCTGGCCGCCGTGGACGAGCTGGAGGGGGCCGGGTCGGTGGACGCCGACGAGGCGCTCGTGGCCCGAGGAGTGCTGTGGTATCACGACCTCGTCTATGACCCCCGGGCCGCCCCGGGCAGCAACGAGCACCGCTCAGCCATGATGGCGCGCGACCACCTGCACCGGCTCGGGGTGCACGCCGCGACCGTCGACGCCATCGAGGCGGGCGTGCTGATGACCTTTGGCCACGACGTCCCGTCCGCTGCCGCTGCGCCCCGCATGCTCGACGCCGTGCACGACGCGGACCTGTGGATCCTGGGTGCCCCCGTCGAACGCTATGCGGCCTACCGCCGGCAGGTGCGCCAGGAGTACGCCCACGTGCCCGACCCTGCCTTCCGCCTCGGCCGGACGACTGTCATGGCCCCCTTCCTGCAGCGCGAGCGCATCTACCGGACCGAGCACGCCCACTTCGCCTGGACCGACCCGGCCCGCACCAACCTCGCCACCGAGCTGGCCGACCTCTCCCCCGACCCCGAGGCGCCACGGCCCTGA
- the ehuD gene encoding ectoine/hydroxyectoine ABC transporter permease subunit EhuD: MWETELFLEAFPILLRAFLEITLVVTVLGSFIAAVLGLVWAIGQRELPAWIARPLGWVLDFIRMTPLPVHLLIVYHGFPAMSAMTVGVVVIGIHYSTYMAESYRSGIESIGKGQWEAATALSLPQRRTWRAVILPQAIRNTLPSLGNWAIAMFKDTPFLIFISVPEMVTEARQFGGRHFTYIEAFTVAGILFLVASYPTAILMRKLEKRLAY, from the coding sequence ATGTGGGAGACCGAGCTCTTTCTCGAGGCGTTCCCGATCCTGCTCCGGGCCTTTCTGGAGATCACCCTCGTGGTCACGGTCCTGGGGTCGTTCATCGCGGCCGTCCTAGGGCTGGTCTGGGCCATCGGCCAGCGCGAGCTGCCAGCCTGGATCGCCCGACCCTTGGGCTGGGTGCTGGACTTCATCCGGATGACCCCGCTGCCGGTTCACCTCCTGATCGTCTACCACGGCTTCCCCGCGATGAGCGCGATGACCGTCGGGGTCGTGGTCATCGGGATCCACTACTCCACCTACATGGCCGAGTCCTACCGGTCAGGGATCGAGTCGATCGGCAAGGGCCAGTGGGAGGCCGCGACCGCGCTGTCGCTGCCGCAGAGGCGCACCTGGCGGGCGGTCATCCTGCCGCAGGCCATCCGCAACACCCTGCCCTCGCTGGGCAACTGGGCGATCGCGATGTTCAAGGACACCCCGTTTCTGATCTTCATCTCCGTGCCGGAGATGGTCACTGAGGCCCGCCAGTTCGGCGGACGCCACTTCACCTACATCGAGGCCTTCACCGTGGCCGGCATCCTGTTCCTGGTGGCCAGCTACCCGACCGCGATCCTCATGCGAAAGCTGGAGAAGAGACTTGCCTACTGA
- a CDS encoding glycosyltransferase family 2 protein yields MPQPVLTVVVPMFDEEDVLPLFVQRLRPVVDGLGVPYEVLVVDDGSRDRTPILLQQHRHTWPELRVLRLRANAGHQAAISAGLARSRGDYAVTIDADLQDPPELIGQMLQLARDEQLDVVYGARSDRSTDSAFKRVTARGYYDTMRRLGADHGPRHAGDYRLMSRATVDAVNALPEHHRVLRLVVPQFGFPSGVLTYRREERAAGRSKYPLSKMLRLAVDSITGASIAPLRLATWTGVLGFVVAMLLLIYALVGYVVGLTVPGWASTIVIVTFVGGTQLLCLGILGEYVGRMYTAQLARPTYYVAHDSADLASGQPQAPGQQAQP; encoded by the coding sequence ATGCCGCAGCCGGTGCTGACGGTCGTGGTGCCCATGTTCGACGAGGAGGACGTGCTGCCCCTGTTCGTGCAACGGCTGCGCCCCGTCGTCGACGGGCTCGGTGTGCCCTACGAGGTCCTCGTCGTCGACGACGGCAGCCGTGACCGCACCCCGATCCTGCTGCAGCAGCATCGGCATACCTGGCCCGAGCTCAGGGTGTTGCGGCTGCGCGCCAACGCCGGCCACCAGGCGGCGATCTCCGCCGGCCTGGCCCGGTCTCGGGGTGACTACGCGGTCACGATCGACGCCGACCTGCAGGACCCGCCCGAGCTGATCGGGCAGATGCTGCAGCTGGCCCGGGACGAGCAGCTCGACGTCGTCTACGGCGCGCGCTCGGACCGCTCGACCGACAGCGCGTTCAAGCGGGTCACCGCCCGTGGCTACTACGACACGATGCGCCGCCTCGGGGCCGACCACGGGCCCAGGCACGCCGGGGACTACCGGCTGATGTCGCGCGCCACGGTGGACGCGGTCAACGCCTTGCCCGAGCACCACCGGGTGCTGAGGCTGGTCGTGCCCCAGTTCGGCTTCCCCAGCGGGGTGCTGACCTACCGTCGCGAGGAGCGCGCCGCCGGACGGTCCAAGTACCCGCTGTCCAAGATGTTGCGCCTGGCGGTGGACAGCATCACCGGTGCCAGCATCGCGCCCCTGCGGCTGGCGACGTGGACGGGCGTGCTGGGCTTCGTGGTCGCGATGCTGCTGCTGATCTACGCCCTGGTCGGGTATGTCGTCGGCCTCACCGTCCCCGGATGGGCCTCCACCATCGTCATCGTCACCTTCGTCGGCGGCACCCAGCTGCTGTGCCTGGGCATCCTGGGCGAGTACGTCGGCCGCATGTACACCGCCCAGCTGGCCCGGCCGACCTACTACGTGGCCCACGACTCGGCGGACCTCGCGTCGGGGCAGCCGCAGGCGCCGGGTCAGCAGGCCCAGCCGTAG
- a CDS encoding DUF4031 domain-containing protein — protein sequence MTVLIDPPAWAAHGRLFSHLASDTSLEELHEIARRAGMPPQAFEGDHYDVPQERYADAVAAGAVPVSAGELARRLRDSGLRFRKRRGERPLERRRNGLEWIPGDHVVEVVASPLEPPSSAGAAVVLVTTADLLLLVRNTSRAGWAAPGGKRDPGESVRQAAVRELQEEVGLGLDPGRLTPVGYQRIVFPTQAAAPPPWDQINHLAVFGVQLPAPEPLRPDPVEIAEAEWVSWTEVERRTGTQVFWPLLARWRDRPVDR from the coding sequence GTGACCGTGCTCATCGACCCGCCGGCCTGGGCCGCGCACGGGCGCCTGTTCTCGCACCTGGCCAGCGACACCTCCCTGGAGGAGCTGCACGAGATCGCCCGCCGGGCCGGGATGCCGCCGCAGGCCTTTGAGGGCGACCACTACGACGTGCCGCAGGAGAGGTATGCCGACGCCGTCGCCGCGGGTGCCGTGCCGGTGTCGGCGGGCGAGCTGGCCCGGCGGCTGCGCGACAGCGGGCTGCGCTTCCGCAAGCGCCGGGGAGAACGGCCCCTGGAGCGGCGCAGGAACGGGCTGGAGTGGATCCCCGGCGACCACGTCGTCGAGGTGGTGGCCTCACCCCTGGAGCCGCCCTCGTCGGCGGGGGCCGCAGTGGTCCTGGTGACTACCGCCGACCTGCTCCTGCTCGTGCGCAACACCAGCCGGGCGGGCTGGGCCGCGCCCGGTGGCAAACGCGACCCGGGGGAGAGCGTCAGGCAGGCGGCGGTCCGGGAGCTCCAGGAAGAGGTCGGCCTCGGGCTGGACCCGGGCCGGTTGACCCCGGTGGGCTACCAGCGGATCGTCTTCCCGACCCAGGCTGCGGCGCCACCGCCGTGGGACCAGATCAACCATCTGGCGGTCTTCGGCGTCCAGCTGCCCGCCCCGGAGCCGCTGCGCCCCGACCCGGTCGAGATCGCCGAGGCGGAGTGGGTGTCGTGGACCGAGGTCGAGCGCCGGACCGGCACCCAGGTCTTCTGGCCGCTCCTGGCCCGGTGGCGCGACCGACCCGTGGACCGCTGA
- a CDS encoding transporter substrate-binding domain-containing protein, translating to MANLKITTLATVSVASLLLAACGDNGDGDGDGEAGSTLERLREEGSITVAFAGEVPYSYEDENGELTGATIALDREIYAALGIEEVNGQLVEWDALIPGLNRGSYDSVSAGMSILPDRCARAAFSHPSLMYTTALLVPEGNPEGLTDLSSFEDSDAVLAVQSGAIEQGYAEEMGLENTMTVNSSTDGMDAVSSGRADAFTLTAITMNALAEQNPGLEATDAFVAEVDGVAQVSAGATVFRPDDTELLEAYNEELANIVGDPERFESIVGEFGFTDAERPPSGLTTEMLCEGDLEAANEALQADN from the coding sequence ATGGCCAATCTCAAGATCACTACGCTCGCCACCGTCTCGGTGGCCTCCCTGCTGCTCGCCGCCTGCGGTGACAACGGCGACGGCGACGGGGACGGCGAGGCCGGCTCCACGCTGGAGCGCCTGCGCGAGGAGGGGTCGATCACCGTCGCGTTCGCTGGCGAGGTCCCCTACAGCTACGAGGATGAGAACGGTGAGCTCACCGGCGCGACCATCGCACTGGACCGGGAGATCTATGCCGCCCTTGGCATCGAGGAGGTCAACGGTCAGCTCGTCGAGTGGGACGCGCTGATCCCTGGCCTCAACCGCGGCTCCTACGACTCGGTGTCGGCCGGGATGTCGATCCTGCCGGACCGCTGCGCGCGCGCCGCCTTCTCCCACCCCAGCCTCATGTACACCACCGCGCTGCTGGTCCCCGAGGGCAACCCCGAGGGTCTGACCGACCTGTCCTCATTCGAGGACTCCGACGCCGTCCTGGCGGTGCAGTCCGGAGCCATCGAGCAGGGTTACGCCGAGGAGATGGGTCTGGAGAACACGATGACCGTCAACTCCTCGACCGACGGTATGGACGCGGTCAGCAGCGGCCGCGCCGACGCCTTCACGCTGACCGCGATCACCATGAACGCGCTGGCCGAGCAGAACCCCGGGCTAGAGGCCACCGACGCCTTCGTGGCTGAGGTGGACGGCGTGGCCCAGGTCAGCGCCGGAGCCACCGTCTTCCGACCGGACGACACCGAGCTGCTCGAGGCCTACAACGAGGAGCTGGCCAACATCGTGGGCGACCCGGAGCGGTTCGAGTCGATCGTCGGCGAGTTCGGCTTTACTGACGCCGAGCGCCCGCCGTCGGGCCTGACCACCGAGATGCTGTGCGAGGGTGACCTGGAGGCGGCCAACGAGGCGCTCCAGGCGGACAACTGA
- a CDS encoding HelD family protein has protein sequence MPAPPPHTSLSPTADPAVELAQERDHLARARSELARMREHTLSLQADGGDAIAGEALARTLWLRAKALQDDPGTTLFFGRVDGKEALYIGRRHVSDAEGDPVVLDWRAGVSRPFYRASVTDPMGLVRRRRFGVEGGELTAYEDEWLAGEGSTDERGAPRTSALLAREIERPRIGPMRDIVATIQPEQDEIVRADVATTLCVQGAPGTGKTAVGLHRAAWLLYAYRDRLSRSGVLVVGPNRAFLEHVGAVLPSLGEVTVRHTTVEELVAHGQLRAVDTPHVAGLKGEARMADVLREALWAHVRPATEALVVPRGSRKWRVPAYEVQDMLDELRTRGVRYAAARAMLPQRLAHAVLVAMERSGDSPDDRVQDAVARSAAVKAYVKQIWPEATPTTVLARVLSTGEGLAEDQQAIVWHTAPRFPGSARWSAADLVLLDELSDLIERTPSLGHVILDEAQDLSPMQLRAVGRRASTGSLTVLGDLAQGTTPWATGSWAESLHHLGKDLAAPGTHLEELIRGFRVPGAVIDFAARLLPSIAPGLTPPESVRSNPGRLDVLAVPDAVSGAARATHESWTAHPGTVGVIVPDGWTAEVSGALQSVGLEHEVLDGGHVQEHLHRVLLVPATVAKGLEFDQVVVVEPAAIAAVEPDQRTGLRRLYVVLTRAVSGLTVVHADPLPDALTVDG, from the coding sequence GTGCCCGCGCCCCCACCGCACACCTCCCTCTCTCCCACAGCAGACCCTGCCGTCGAGCTCGCGCAAGAACGCGACCACCTGGCCCGCGCCCGGTCCGAGCTGGCGCGGATGCGCGAGCACACCCTCTCCCTGCAGGCCGACGGTGGTGACGCGATCGCCGGGGAGGCGCTGGCGCGGACGCTGTGGCTGCGGGCCAAGGCGTTGCAGGACGACCCGGGCACCACGCTCTTCTTCGGTCGCGTCGACGGCAAGGAGGCGCTGTACATCGGGCGTCGCCACGTCTCCGACGCCGAGGGTGACCCCGTGGTCCTCGACTGGCGGGCCGGGGTCTCCCGGCCGTTCTACCGCGCCAGCGTCACCGACCCGATGGGCCTGGTGCGCCGCCGTCGGTTCGGCGTCGAGGGCGGGGAGCTGACGGCCTACGAGGACGAGTGGCTGGCGGGAGAGGGCAGCACGGACGAGAGGGGCGCCCCGCGCACCAGCGCGCTGCTGGCCCGGGAGATCGAGCGCCCCCGGATCGGGCCGATGCGGGACATCGTGGCCACCATCCAGCCCGAGCAGGACGAGATCGTCCGAGCAGACGTCGCGACGACCCTGTGCGTCCAGGGGGCACCCGGCACCGGCAAGACCGCGGTCGGGCTGCACCGCGCCGCCTGGCTGCTCTACGCCTATCGCGACCGGCTTTCCCGCTCCGGGGTCCTGGTCGTCGGTCCCAACCGGGCCTTCCTCGAGCACGTGGGAGCAGTGCTCCCCTCGCTCGGTGAGGTGACCGTGCGGCACACCACGGTGGAGGAGCTGGTCGCCCACGGGCAGCTCCGGGCCGTCGACACCCCGCACGTGGCTGGGCTCAAGGGGGAGGCCCGGATGGCCGACGTGCTGCGAGAGGCCCTATGGGCCCACGTCCGGCCGGCGACCGAGGCGCTGGTGGTGCCTCGCGGGTCGCGCAAGTGGCGGGTGCCGGCCTACGAGGTGCAGGACATGCTCGACGAGCTGCGCACTCGGGGGGTCCGGTATGCCGCGGCTCGCGCCATGCTCCCCCAGCGGCTCGCGCACGCGGTGCTGGTCGCGATGGAGCGCTCCGGCGACTCCCCCGACGACCGGGTGCAGGACGCTGTGGCCAGGTCGGCAGCGGTGAAGGCCTACGTCAAGCAGATCTGGCCCGAGGCCACACCGACGACAGTGCTCGCCAGGGTGCTGTCGACCGGTGAGGGGCTGGCGGAGGACCAGCAGGCCATCGTGTGGCACACGGCGCCGCGATTCCCGGGCTCGGCCCGGTGGAGCGCCGCGGACCTCGTGCTGCTGGACGAGCTGAGCGACCTGATCGAACGCACCCCCAGCCTGGGCCACGTCATCCTCGACGAGGCGCAGGACCTGTCCCCCATGCAGCTGCGCGCCGTCGGCCGCCGGGCCTCGACCGGCTCCCTCACCGTGCTTGGCGACCTAGCCCAGGGCACCACCCCCTGGGCCACCGGGTCGTGGGCGGAGTCGTTGCACCATCTCGGCAAGGACCTGGCCGCGCCCGGCACCCACCTGGAGGAGCTGATCCGCGGCTTCCGCGTGCCCGGTGCCGTCATTGACTTCGCCGCCCGGCTGCTGCCCTCGATCGCGCCGGGCCTCACCCCGCCGGAGTCGGTGCGAAGCAACCCGGGACGGCTGGACGTCCTCGCCGTGCCCGACGCTGTCAGCGGCGCTGCCCGTGCCACGCACGAGTCGTGGACCGCCCACCCCGGCACGGTCGGGGTGATCGTCCCCGACGGATGGACCGCCGAGGTCTCCGGCGCCCTACAGTCGGTGGGGCTAGAGCACGAGGTGCTTGACGGTGGGCACGTCCAGGAGCACTTGCACAGGGTGCTTCTGGTGCCGGCGACCGTGGCCAAGGGGCTGGAGTTCGACCAGGTGGTCGTCGTGGAGCCTGCGGCCATCGCGGCGGTCGAGCCGGACCAGCGCACGGGTCTGCGGCGCCTCTACGTAGTCCTCACCCGGGCCGTGTCCGGGTTGACCGTGGTCCACGCCGACCCGCTGCCGGACGCACTCACCGTCGACGGATGA
- the ehuA gene encoding ectoine/hydroxyectoine ABC transporter ATP-binding protein EhuA, translating into MPTDPIPTDPARSTEGATNVNGQPRIRFEDVLKKFGRTTVLKDLNFSVDRGERVTLIGPSGSGKTTILRLVMTLERLSGGYIWIDGEPLTHDRRGDKRVELKPREVSQVRKRIGMVFQQFNLFPNMNVLQNITEAPVHVLGLTEEEAREKAHSLLDRVGLRHRADAHPTELSGGQQQRVAIARALAMDPEILLLDEVTSALDPELVGEVLGVLEDVAANTDITMLIVTHEMQFARDVSQRVMMFDGGRIIEEASPDEMFTNPRHERTQKFLEAVV; encoded by the coding sequence TTGCCTACTGACCCCATCCCCACCGACCCAGCACGATCCACCGAAGGCGCCACGAACGTCAACGGCCAGCCACGGATCCGCTTCGAGGACGTGCTGAAGAAGTTCGGCCGGACCACCGTGCTCAAGGACCTCAACTTCTCGGTGGACCGCGGCGAGCGCGTCACCCTGATCGGCCCCTCGGGATCGGGGAAAACCACGATCCTGCGGCTGGTGATGACGCTGGAGCGACTGTCCGGCGGCTACATCTGGATCGACGGCGAGCCGCTGACCCATGACCGGCGCGGTGACAAGCGCGTGGAGCTCAAGCCGCGGGAGGTCTCGCAGGTGCGCAAACGGATCGGCATGGTCTTCCAGCAGTTCAACCTGTTCCCGAACATGAACGTGCTGCAGAACATCACGGAGGCGCCGGTCCACGTCCTTGGCCTTACCGAGGAGGAGGCCAGGGAGAAGGCCCACTCCCTGCTGGACCGGGTCGGGCTGCGGCACCGGGCCGACGCTCATCCGACCGAGCTCTCCGGCGGTCAGCAGCAGCGGGTGGCGATCGCCCGGGCGCTGGCCATGGACCCGGAGATCCTGCTGCTGGACGAGGTCACCTCGGCGCTGGACCCCGAGCTGGTCGGCGAGGTGCTTGGCGTCCTGGAGGATGTGGCGGCCAACACCGATATCACCATGCTCATCGTCACCCACGAGATGCAGTTCGCCCGGGACGTCTCGCAGCGGGTGATGATGTTCGACGGCGGCCGGATCATCGAGGAGGCCTCGCCTGACGAGATGTTCACCAACCCCCGCCACGAGCGGACCCAGAAGTTCCTGGAGGCCGTGGTCTAG
- a CDS encoding S1C family serine protease encodes MTSSPPDPTRADLAHPTAPHTPAPGAPQTASTRGRRAGRRPFTDLLAVGFLSAALATGGTYAAVRIGESVEDDSPGVVQSDSPADAPALTAEPATDTTDAESDGAPSPTAQGDWAAVAQAISPGVVSIAVLGQQGQGSGSGVVWDSDGHVVTNAHVVEGARLVEVTLADGRTYAAEVVGSDTASDLAVVRLQTVPDDLTPLDVGAASEVAVGDPVMAIGNPLGLSGTVTTGIVSALDRPVSTRSAGSTPGAPSVPVVTNAIQTSAAINPGNSGGALVNAAGELIGINSAIATLSQGPEGQGGSIGIGFAIPSDAAQRVADQLITTGRASHAFLGVGLSDGRSEVDGAILSGAQVEQVEPGSPADEAGLQRGDLVTAVDGDRVSNATALVGQVRERGADDTATLTIVRDGATQEAPVTFAARPDEG; translated from the coding sequence ATGACCAGCAGCCCGCCCGACCCGACACGCGCCGACCTGGCACACCCCACCGCGCCGCATACCCCTGCCCCGGGAGCACCGCAGACCGCCTCGACTCGCGGACGCCGGGCGGGTCGCCGGCCGTTCACCGACCTGCTGGCGGTCGGCTTCCTCTCGGCGGCGCTGGCCACCGGCGGCACCTACGCCGCGGTGCGGATCGGGGAGAGCGTCGAGGATGACAGCCCGGGGGTCGTGCAGAGCGACTCCCCCGCCGACGCGCCAGCGCTCACCGCGGAGCCTGCCACGGACACCACGGACGCCGAGTCCGACGGCGCCCCGTCGCCGACCGCGCAGGGCGACTGGGCAGCAGTGGCGCAGGCGATCTCCCCCGGCGTGGTCTCCATCGCGGTGCTGGGCCAGCAGGGGCAGGGGTCCGGTTCGGGGGTGGTCTGGGACAGCGACGGCCACGTGGTGACCAACGCCCACGTCGTCGAGGGCGCCCGGCTGGTCGAGGTGACGCTGGCCGACGGGCGGACCTACGCCGCGGAGGTGGTGGGCAGTGACACGGCGAGCGACCTGGCTGTGGTCCGGCTGCAGACCGTCCCAGATGACCTGACGCCGCTCGACGTGGGCGCCGCCTCGGAGGTGGCGGTGGGCGACCCGGTGATGGCCATCGGGAACCCGTTGGGCCTGTCCGGGACAGTCACCACCGGCATCGTCAGTGCGTTGGACCGGCCGGTCAGCACCCGTTCGGCCGGGTCGACCCCAGGCGCCCCGTCGGTCCCGGTGGTAACCAACGCCATCCAGACCTCCGCGGCGATCAACCCGGGCAACTCCGGCGGCGCCCTCGTCAACGCGGCCGGCGAGCTGATCGGCATCAACAGCGCGATCGCCACACTTTCCCAAGGACCCGAAGGACAGGGCGGATCCATCGGCATCGGCTTTGCCATCCCCTCTGATGCCGCCCAGCGGGTCGCCGACCAGCTCATCACCACCGGCCGGGCCAGCCACGCCTTCCTTGGAGTCGGGCTCTCCGACGGCCGGAGCGAGGTGGACGGGGCCATCCTGTCCGGGGCACAGGTGGAGCAGGTGGAGCCCGGCTCCCCCGCCGACGAGGCCGGGCTGCAGCGGGGTGACCTGGTCACCGCGGTCGACGGGGACCGGGTGTCGAACGCGACGGCCCTGGTCGGTCAGGTCCGGGAGCGCGGCGCCGACGACACCGCCACGCTCACCATCGTGCGCGACGGCGCCACTCAGGAGGCCCCCGTCACCTTCGCCGCGCGCCCCGACGAGGGCTGA
- a CDS encoding amino acid ABC transporter permease: MIDLLADIGEVLPRLVREGLLATLTAFGGGALVTVVVAVILGLSLHQGPAWLRGVARVIVELFRGTSLVVQLFFLFYVLPALTGFDLGSTGAAIAALGLNYGAYGAEIVRGSLNAVPKGQWETSTALSMSWTTTMRRVIWPQAWALILPGFNNLLVMLVKGTAVVSLVLMADLTFEADRARRLYGTWPAYLAVLILYFLIALVVSTVLRRMERHAQRKLGLRDAQLAKARTQADRAMAGAAAAGGSTGMGGGLGTAPGADEDADRKQGGR; encoded by the coding sequence GTGATCGATCTTCTCGCCGACATCGGCGAGGTGCTGCCACGGCTGGTGAGGGAGGGGCTGCTGGCCACCCTCACCGCCTTCGGCGGCGGGGCCCTGGTGACGGTCGTCGTAGCCGTCATCCTCGGGCTCTCCCTGCACCAGGGGCCTGCCTGGCTGCGCGGGGTCGCCCGCGTCATCGTGGAGCTGTTCCGGGGCACCAGCCTCGTCGTCCAGCTCTTCTTCCTCTTCTACGTCCTCCCGGCGCTGACCGGTTTCGACCTGGGCTCCACCGGGGCCGCGATCGCGGCCCTCGGGCTCAACTACGGCGCCTACGGTGCCGAGATCGTGCGGGGCTCCCTCAACGCTGTGCCCAAGGGCCAGTGGGAGACCAGCACCGCGCTGTCGATGTCGTGGACGACCACAATGCGCCGCGTCATCTGGCCCCAGGCCTGGGCGCTGATACTGCCCGGCTTCAACAACCTGCTGGTCATGCTCGTCAAGGGCACCGCGGTCGTCAGCCTGGTGCTGATGGCCGACCTCACCTTCGAGGCTGACCGGGCCCGGCGTCTCTACGGCACCTGGCCGGCCTACCTGGCTGTCCTCATCCTCTACTTCCTGATCGCGCTGGTCGTCTCCACCGTGCTGCGTCGCATGGAGCGGCACGCGCAGCGCAAGCTTGGCCTGCGCGACGCCCAGCTGGCGAAGGCCAGGACGCAGGCCGACAGGGCAATGGCCGGGGCGGCCGCCGCCGGCGGGTCGACCGGTATGGGAGGCGGCTTGGGGACCGCGCCGGGCGCGGATGAGGACGCCGACCGGAAGCAGGGCGGCCGCTGA
- a CDS encoding glycosyltransferase family 4 protein — protein sequence MRIAIFTEVFLPKVDGVVTRLQRTLEELEQLGHEAIVFAPGHPPRRFGVHQVFPVRSVSFRPWYPEIRVGLPTGRIGREMHAFRPDVVHAVNPVWLAAYGVLSARRRNLPLLASFHTDVPTYATKLGLSLLRAPSQAWIVHLHNLADVNLCPSPQLVDWALSAGVHEIGLWPKAVDTVGYHPSHRTQQMRERLTGGHPEAPLLLYVGRLSREKDLDQLLEPVRRLAQHGVRVAMVGSGPAKAELERAFAGTPTVFTGYLAGEELAQAFASADVFAFPSTTDTLGLVGLEAMASGVPVVGADAGGIPFVVQDGVTGYLVQPGDTDGWTDRLRHLLLDPQARQQMSQAARAEAERYSWRTATESVVESYQLAIERQQDRPKTPKPLRVVRKP from the coding sequence GTGCGGATCGCGATCTTCACCGAGGTCTTCCTGCCCAAGGTCGACGGCGTCGTCACCCGACTGCAGCGCACCCTGGAGGAGCTGGAACAGCTCGGGCACGAAGCCATCGTCTTCGCTCCCGGTCACCCGCCGCGGCGCTTCGGGGTCCACCAGGTCTTCCCGGTCAGGTCGGTGTCTTTCCGGCCCTGGTACCCCGAGATCCGGGTCGGCCTGCCCACCGGCCGGATCGGCAGGGAGATGCACGCCTTCCGTCCGGACGTGGTGCACGCGGTCAACCCGGTCTGGCTCGCGGCATACGGTGTGCTCTCGGCCCGCCGGCGCAACCTGCCGCTGCTGGCCAGCTTCCACACCGACGTGCCGACCTATGCCACCAAGCTCGGCCTCTCCCTGCTCCGGGCGCCCTCGCAAGCCTGGATCGTCCATCTGCACAACCTGGCCGACGTCAACCTGTGCCCCTCCCCCCAGCTCGTGGACTGGGCGCTCTCCGCAGGGGTGCACGAGATCGGCCTGTGGCCCAAGGCGGTCGACACGGTCGGCTACCACCCGTCCCACCGCACCCAGCAGATGCGCGAGCGGCTCACCGGGGGTCACCCGGAGGCGCCGCTGCTGCTCTACGTGGGTCGACTCTCCCGCGAGAAGGATCTGGACCAGCTGCTCGAGCCGGTCCGGCGCCTGGCCCAGCACGGGGTCCGCGTGGCCATGGTCGGGTCGGGCCCGGCCAAGGCTGAGCTGGAGCGGGCCTTCGCGGGCACACCGACGGTGTTCACCGGCTACCTAGCCGGCGAGGAGCTGGCCCAGGCCTTTGCCTCCGCCGACGTCTTCGCCTTCCCCTCGACCACCGACACGCTGGGGCTGGTCGGGCTGGAGGCGATGGCCAGCGGGGTGCCGGTCGTGGGTGCGGACGCCGGCGGCATCCCCTTCGTGGTCCAGGACGGCGTGACCGGTTATCTGGTGCAGCCGGGCGACACCGACGGCTGGACCGACCGGCTGAGGCACCTGCTGCTGGACCCGCAGGCCCGGCAACAGATGTCCCAGGCTGCCCGCGCGGAGGCTGAGCGCTACTCCTGGCGCACGGCCACCGAGTCGGTCGTGGAGTCCTACCAGCTGGCGATCGAGCGTCAGCAGGACCGGCCCAAGACGCCCAAGCCGCTCCGGGTCGTCCGCAAACCCTGA